The sequence ATTATCCACAACAATTTGCAGGTTGCCATGCTGCACTACATGATCGTCGGAGAGCGCAGCAGAGCCCAGACTTAAACTGTAACACCAATCCATACATCCTCCCTGTTCGATGCGCAATCGAAGGATGCAGTTTGAAGCTGTTGTTTTTGCCCTGAGGCGATTGATTTCTGCAAACGCTGTGGGAGTGAGCTGAATCGTCAACTCTGCTATTCCTTAAAGTCAGATGGTGCTACATCATTGTCTCATACGGGACTGCCTTTTAAAAGCTGCTAAGTAGGATAAAGCCATTGCCTGCTAAGATTGTCGTTGAACTGAAACTAGGTCTCCTCACAGGCGTGAAGGTGTGATTCAATCTGGGTTCTGATTTTTTGTACAGCCATCCCACGGAAATTAGTACTCAAAATCAGCAATCCTACACAAAGGAATAGGCGGTACATCTTTCAGGCGTACCGCCTATAGAACGGAATGATGAAGTACAGGTTGAACGAAATGCAATCTAGACGCTTGTACGAGCGTAGTCGTCTTGGAACCTCACAATATCATCCTCACCAAGGTATTCACCATTTTGCACTTCAATTAA is a genomic window of Synechococcales cyanobacterium T60_A2020_003 containing:
- a CDS encoding iron-sulfur cluster assembly accessory protein translates to MQLTPTAFAEINRLRAKTTASNCILRLRIEQGGCMDWCYSLSLGSAALSDDHVVQHGNLQIVVDNASAERIENLSIDYSEDLMGGGFRFHNAKAVQTCSCGSSFQCA